The following DNA comes from Methanomassiliicoccales archaeon LGM-DZ1.
AAGACCCAGACTCCCGTGATACTGCTGGTCAACGGCCGCGGGGCTGCGATCTCCATCGCAGCTATGGTCAAGGGCTTCAGGGACTTCAGGCCCAACCTCATCAGGGGCTGCATCCTGAACAACGTCAGCGCCCAGACCTTCGCTTCGCTGAAGCCGGTAATCGAGAAGGAGACCGGGGTCGAAGTTATCGGATACATACCCAAGCTGAAGGACATGGTGCTCAGCAGCAGGCATCTCGGGCTTGTTCTCCCTGATGAAGTGGAGGAGCTCAGGGACGGCCTGAACAAACTGGCCGGCATCCTCGAGGAATCTCTGGACATCGGGAGGATCATCGAGATCGCCGGGACCGCTCCGGAGATCTCCGGCGAGGCTCCCGCCCACGGGAAGCTGGACAGGACGGTGAAGGTCGGCCTGGCCTCCGACGAGGCGTTCTGCTTCACCTATGCCGACAACATTCTGCTCCTGCAGGAGTGCGGGGCCGAGATCGTCCCCTTCTCGCCCATGAGGGATGCCCGCATACCGGACGGCGTGGAGGGCATAATCCTCTCCGGAGGGTATCCGGAGCTGCACGGCGCCGAGCTCAGCGGCAACACATCCATGCTCGAGGACATGCGCAGGAAGATCGGCGCCGGGATGCCCGTCCTCGCCGAGTGCGGCGGCTTCATGTACCTCCACGAGAGGATGGAGGACGCCGACGGGAAGGTATGGCCGATGGCCGGCATAATCAAGGGAGAGGTCAGGAACACGGGGCACCTGAAGAGGTTCGGCTACGTCACCCTCTCGTCGGAGGACCCGGGATCCATCATCGCAGGCGGGGTGAAAGGCCACGAGTTCCACTACTGGGACAGTTCCAACTGCGGCAGCTCGTGGAAGGGCGTGAAGACGTCCGGCAAGGTCTACGACTGCGGCCATGAGGAGGGGAACATATCGGTCGGGTTCCCTCATCTCTATTATTATTCCAATCCCGAAGTCCCCTACCGCTTCCTGAAAAGATGCGAAGCGTGGGGCTCCGGGAAGAAGGCCCGATTGTAAAACAGAACGGGCCGGAAAGGGGCCTGCGCCCCTCTCCCGGCTCAGATATCGACGCCGCCCATCAGCGATTCGCTGACCAGGGCGACGGCGAAGCAGATGGCTATCCCGATCAGGAAGATCAGCATCTGCGTGTTGTCCCTCTTCTCGTGGCGGAACGCCTCCGGGATCATGTCGCACATGGTCACGAAGGCGAAGATGCCGACGGAGAAGCACAGCGCGATGCCGGCGGTCTCGAGCCCGCCGGTGTCCATGGCGAAGTACGACACGATGGCGGCCAGCGGGGATATGGCGCTGAAAGCGACAAGGTACAGCCAGGCACGGTTGTGGCTGTGGGACATGAGCATGGTGGAGGACAGGGAGAACACCACCACGGACTTGTGGAGGCACAGGGCTATGAGCACCATGATGCCGACATCCTCTCCGGCGATGAACGCCGCCGCGAGGGCGAGGCCGTCGAAGAAGGAATGGATCGCGAGGCCGATGAAGGCCGAGAGCGACGTGATGTCGTGCTCCGTCTCCTCGCAGGCATCTTCTTTCATCAGATATTTCTTGACCAGGAAATCCGCTACGAACAGCAGGAGGAACCCGCAGAGCATGGCGACGGCCATGGTGTCCTCGGAGACTCCGTTGTCCCAGCTCCTCTCGAGGGCCTCCGGGAGCAGCATAAGGAACAGCACTCCGACCATCACTCCCGCGCTGAACGTGATCAGGCGGTGCAGGTCCCTGTGCTTCTCCCTTCCGATGATGAAGGGGATCCTCGCGGCCGCCAGGGTGACCGCGAATATGACCAGTGCGAACACTATGATCGCGGTGTCGTCGTTCATGCTCCGCCCATTCCCTTCTTTTATTATTAAAAGATGTTTGACTTGTTATTAACAAACGCTTCCGTGCGGCTTCTATGTTATTAATCGGTTTGCAATCTCTTAATAACATCCACATGTGTAACTCGGACATGGCGATTGTGAGCGTTTCCCTCAGCGAGGAGAACATTGCCGAGCTCGACAGGATACAGGAGACATTCGGATTCAGCGGGCGCTCGGAGGCTGTCCGTGCGGCCATCGCGTCCGAGATAGAGAAGATGGACGACATGGAGAATCTGAAAGGCCTGACGGAGGGGGTTCTCATCACCATCCGCCGCGACCATTCGGACCCGTGGATGAGCATAATCCAAGCAAAGCATCAGGACGCCATCAAGACGCAGCTCCATTCTCACCTGAAGAACAAGAAATGCCTCGAGGTGATGGTGATCTCCTGCGACGCCGAGGACCTCAAGGAGATGCTCCGGGAGATAGAGCGCACAGGGAAGGCGGACTACGTCAGATTCGTGAGCGGGTGACCCTCCGAGAACATAGCCAGATGCCGATTTTTTACAAGCGATGGCTTCCCGTCCGCGCGGCCGTCGCGCTCCGTCCAGCACATGCTCGGAGAATCTATTAAATATCGACTTTCCGATAGAGTTGGCGGATGGATTCAAATGCACTCGGGAAATGCATTAGCGGACAGCGTCAGCGCTGTTTTTTCGAAGATAGCCGGCAAGCTTAAGACTCTGGGGCGGCGCATCAGGCTCTCCGTCGAGAACGAGGACGAGGAGCTCGAGCCCAGGGACTTCAGCTCTCAGCGCACGGCCCGCATATCGTCTCCTTCGGCCCGCGGGCTCGGAGCAGGCTATGAGGGGAAGGACGGGAACGGCTCGCCCGTCTACATCAGGAAGCAGTCCGAGGACGCGGACTTCGGCGGAACGCCGGAGTACACGCCCGTGTACAGGCCGGTCTACGACGACCAGATGAAGGGCTTCGAGACCACCGAGGCCCCCGCCGCCGAGACCGATGAGGACATGCCCTTTATGTTCCAGAGGAAGAGGCCCGAGTACAAGCGCGTCGATTATACCAAGACCGAGGTCATCACAGGCGAGCCGATCAACCAGTACAGCGATGATGCTGTCCCCGACGGTCTCATGGACATAGGGAAGACCGCGCCCGCCGAGGCAGCCCCTGCAGCGGAGGTCCCGGAGGTCCCTGTCGCTGCCGCTGTTTCCGATCTGACCGAGGAAGCGCCCGCTGCCGAGGTTTCCGCAGAGGTTCCCGAGGCCCCTGTCGCCGTCATCGAGGAGGTGCCTGCAGAGCCTGAGGCGGCTCCCGTCACAGAGATTCCCGAGGTTCCAGCGGCTGTCAGTGTCTCCGACCTGACCGAGGAGGCCCCCGCCGTTCCTGCGGCAGCAGCATCGGAAGCTCCTGCCGAGGCTGCCGCTGTTCCCGAGGCGGAGGTCCCTGAGATTGCTGAGGTATCCGTTCCCGCCGAGCCTGCAGCGGAGGTCCCCGAGGCACCTGCAGAGGACTCTGCCGAGCCCGAGATCAGCACTGACGACATCATGTTCCAGCTGGCCATCGCAAGCACCGACGCAGAGGCCCTCTATGCCGCGATCGAAGAGGCAAGCGCCTTCGTCCGCCCCGAGGCCATCGCGGCCGAGCAGTCTGAGTACGAGGAGAGCAGCGTAGACGCGGCCCTCCTCAGCGAGGCCGCTGAGGCGGTTCCCGCAGCAGAGGTCCCCGCCGCCGCTGAGGCGCCTTCCGAGCCGGAGCAGCCCGCACATCCGTACAGGATCCCGGAGACCGGCATGCTGGCACTTCCTGCCGCGGTCTCCGTCGAGGCCCTCGGTGCGCCTGCAGCCTCCGCGCCTGCCATCGCCGCGGCGGCCGAGGTGCCTGTCCTGCCCGCTCCTTCCGCATCCGCGCCGGTCACCAGCACCGTGGTGGCCGTTCCCAGGCTGCCCAAGAAGACCCTCGAGGAGCTCGAGGCGGAGGCGTCCGAGCGCCAGCCCTTCCCGGAGCCGTCCTCCGAAGGCATCGCGGCCGGAGAGGACATAGACTACATCGTCCCCTCCTCGCCGCTCAATGTCGCCGAGACCAGGATGACCGGCACCGTGTCCGGCGTCAGGACCAGGACCGTCACCGAGATCGTCGACCTCGACCGCGACCTGCTGTTCACGGCCAGGGGCGACATGCTCAGCGACGAGATCCTCTCCATGGACTGCACCTCCGACGATGACTCGGAGCTCCCCGAGGACGGCCTCGAGGGCTATGACCGCAGGTTCAAGATCAGGATGAAGCCCCAGCCCAGGGAGGCTCCCCGCGCCGCAGTCCAGATCCCCCCGGTCCTGATGAAGATGGGGTACGTCCCCTACCGCTTCACCGGCGACCTGAGGTCCCTGAGGCACTGAACCTGCCGGGCCTCCCCGGCCCGGAAACATCTTCCGCTGTTCCTTTTCCGTCATTCCGCGCGCGCGGACTCGTGCGTTTTATAAGCCCAATCCAGATATCTCTTCCCCATGGAACTGCTTCCGATCCTTCTGATGCTGGTAGTGCTCTTCTTCTTGGCACGCATCGGAAACCGTGTCGTTGAGCACTTCGGCATCCCCGGCCTTATCGGGGAGATAATCGTCGGCATAATCATCGCCAACCTGACATTCGGGGACTGGTCGCTGCTCGAGGACGGCCTGGAACTGATCATGCCGGAGCCCGGGGAGGACTCCACGAACACCAATTATTCCGTGCTCTATGCTCTGAGCGAGCTCGGCGTCATCTTCCTGCTGTTCTCGGTAGGCCTGGAGACCAAGGTCAACGACCTGCTGAAAGTGGGCAAGAGCGCCATGTACGTCGCGGTGCTGGGTGTCATCGTCCCGTTCATCCTCGGATACGCCTACATCGAGCTCAACGACGGGAACTTCCACCATGCGATGTTCCTCGCCGCCGCCATGGTCGCCACCTCCGTGGGCATCACCGCCCGCGTCATCAAGGAGATGGGGATGATGAACAAGCTCGAATCGAGGATCATCATCGGCGCCGCCGTCATCGATGATGTTCTCGGCATGATCGTCCTCGCGATCGTCAAAGGGGTCGCAGGGACCGACGGGGGCATATCCGTCGGAGCAGTGGCCGAGGTCATAATCGTGGCCGCGGTGTTCGTCCTCGTGGCCATCGCCTTCGCCAAGTACGCCATGCCGAAGATAGTGGACAAGGCGGCCGGCTACGCGAGGAGGAAGGAGAAGACCCAGGGAGTCGATGTGTTCGCCATCGCCATCCTCGTCTGCCTGTTCATGGCCTGGCTGGCGGAGTCCATCGGCCTGGCGGCCATCATCGGGTCCTTCCTCGCCGGCATGCTGTTCGCCGATTACGCCGAGAAATGGAACCTCAGCCACAAGGTGGACGTGCTGACCACCTTCATGATCTCGTTCTTCTTCCTCCACGTCGGGATGCAGGTCAACATCAGCGACTTGAAGGACACCGAGGTCATCATCGAGGCGGTGGTGGTCATAATACTCGCGGTGATCGGCAAGTACGTCGGCTGCGGGCTCGGCGCCAAGGCCGCGGACAGGAGCCTGTCCAAGAGCTCTGTCAACATCGTCGGCGTGGGCATGATCCCCAGGGGAGAGGTGGGCATAATCGTCGCCTCCATCGGCCTGAACACCATCGTGGACGGCGCGCCTGCGCTTTCCAACTCCCTGTACACGGTCATCGTGCTGATGGCGGTCGCCACCACCATAATCGCGCCTCCGATCCTCTCGAAGCTGTACGCGAAGAAGTACCCGCCCGAGGCCATGGAGCTGGAGACGGACAACAACTGCCCCATCTGATGAAGGGGCGCCGGGCCTAACGGCCCGGAACATTTTTTATTTTCTTTTTCAGCCGCAAGGAATAGGTTCCGGCGGAACAGACCCAGCAAGATAACAGGCCGATGATAATTATTGCAGCGGATGCTTCGCGCATCCGCCGGTTCTTTAAGAAAATAGGGGCGATGCCCCAGTCCCGCTCAGTTCACAGGGATGAACACAGGCAGGACGATGATGAGGATGGTGAAGGCTATCGCGAGGGCGACGACCGTCCTGGGGCCTACCTTGATTCCTTTCTGATCTTCGGAGTCGAAGTACCTCATCAGCCCTGCGGACGATGAGAAGGATTGGCCCTTGTCTTCTTTTGCCATTGCGCTTTCGTATCATAGGACCGTATTTAATATATTCCCTTATAGGCGCGGAAACGGATCC
Coding sequences within:
- a CDS encoding cobyrinate a,c-diamide synthase; protein product: MIAAPSSGSGKTTAVCGILQALVNRKMKVSSFKCGPDYIDPMFHEKVIGTKSRNLDSFFTDDGTLRYLFVRGSEGTDISVIEAVMGFYDGRSTDSVIGSSYEISEKTQTPVILLVNGRGAAISIAAMVKGFRDFRPNLIRGCILNNVSAQTFASLKPVIEKETGVEVIGYIPKLKDMVLSSRHLGLVLPDEVEELRDGLNKLAGILEESLDIGRIIEIAGTAPEISGEAPAHGKLDRTVKVGLASDEAFCFTYADNILLLQECGAEIVPFSPMRDARIPDGVEGIILSGGYPELHGAELSGNTSMLEDMRRKIGAGMPVLAECGGFMYLHERMEDADGKVWPMAGIIKGEVRNTGHLKRFGYVTLSSEDPGSIIAGGVKGHEFHYWDSSNCGSSWKGVKTSGKVYDCGHEEGNISVGFPHLYYYSNPEVPYRFLKRCEAWGSGKKARL
- a CDS encoding CopG family ribbon-helix-helix protein, whose product is MAIVSVSLSEENIAELDRIQETFGFSGRSEAVRAAIASEIEKMDDMENLKGLTEGVLITIRRDHSDPWMSIIQAKHQDAIKTQLHSHLKNKKCLEVMVISCDAEDLKEMLREIERTGKADYVRFVSG
- a CDS encoding cation:proton antiporter; this translates as MELLPILLMLVVLFFLARIGNRVVEHFGIPGLIGEIIVGIIIANLTFGDWSLLEDGLELIMPEPGEDSTNTNYSVLYALSELGVIFLLFSVGLETKVNDLLKVGKSAMYVAVLGVIVPFILGYAYIELNDGNFHHAMFLAAAMVATSVGITARVIKEMGMMNKLESRIIIGAAVIDDVLGMIVLAIVKGVAGTDGGISVGAVAEVIIVAAVFVLVAIAFAKYAMPKIVDKAAGYARRKEKTQGVDVFAIAILVCLFMAWLAESIGLAAIIGSFLAGMLFADYAEKWNLSHKVDVLTTFMISFFFLHVGMQVNISDLKDTEVIIEAVVVIILAVIGKYVGCGLGAKAADRSLSKSSVNIVGVGMIPRGEVGIIVASIGLNTIVDGAPALSNSLYTVIVLMAVATTIIAPPILSKLYAKKYPPEAMELETDNNCPI
- a CDS encoding preprotein translocase subunit Sec61beta, which gives rise to MAKEDKGQSFSSSAGLMRYFDSEDQKGIKVGPRTVVALAIAFTILIIVLPVFIPVN
- a CDS encoding ZIP family metal transporter — encoded protein: MNDDTAIIVFALVIFAVTLAAARIPFIIGREKHRDLHRLITFSAGVMVGVLFLMLLPEALERSWDNGVSEDTMAVAMLCGFLLLFVADFLVKKYLMKEDACEETEHDITSLSAFIGLAIHSFFDGLALAAAFIAGEDVGIMVLIALCLHKSVVVFSLSSTMLMSHSHNRAWLYLVAFSAISPLAAIVSYFAMDTGGLETAGIALCFSVGIFAFVTMCDMIPEAFRHEKRDNTQMLIFLIGIAICFAVALVSESLMGGVDI